From the Pseudobacteriovorax antillogorgiicola genome, the window CGTTCTAGAAATTCATCTCTTCATGCTGCAAAAATCACCGAACTCTCTCTGAATCAATACCTTAGTAAGATCGTGAGCGGCATCGACGCGATCAACAACGATATAGAACTTTCAAGGGATACTCTACTTTCTTTAGCTAGTCCTAACCCGCGAAGGACCAACTTCTATCGATTTCTCTATCGAATTAACGAGTTTGGCAAGCAATATGGATTGCACCAGGTATCAGTTTACCTAAAGCCCGTGGAATCAGAGTATCAATTGTTCGGAGCAATGGATAACGATAGAGGCGCAGTTTTCTCCTACCCTAGCTCCGATGGGAAAGGATCAGTCAAGAAGCTCAAGAGAGATGAGTATGGCTATATTTCCGGCGACAACAACTTCTCGAAGGATTTTCGATTCAAATTTCCCATTGTACTTTCCAAATTTTCTCAAAACATTGAGGTGCAAGGTAGCAGAGGGCGTCTATATTTATCACTTGTATACCCATTGATCAATAAACACCATGGTGTTGAAGAAGATCGTGGACAATTTTTAGTTAAAGGCATGAAGTATGGATTTATAAAAGCGTTCATACCGATGCCGGAAACGTTTCTCTCGCAGCTCGAAGACCAGACTGGATTAAAAATCAGCTTTTTCGACTTCAACAACAAGCATCTAGCTGGAATCAATGAGACTTACTCTGAGAGCCCTCATTTTTCATCAACTGGAATAGATGGTATTGAATACTTACATTACTTCTCACCAATTCTCCTATTTGATAAAAAAATTGCGATCATATCAACATCACTCCCTAGAAGTACCCTCATTCAGGAAATCGTTGGTATGTTAGCTATTGTAGTCTTTAGCATTGCAGGAAATTCCATTGTTGTGCTTCACTTTCTAAGGCGTCAGCTGCGCAGAAGAATTGTTATGCCCATCAAAGATCTATCAAATACTGCAAATATGATAACCGATGGCCATCTCAGCGAGTGGCAAAACATCAATATAGATACAACATGCGGCTATTCAAATGAAATTGATCTGCTAAAAACCTCATTTCGGTCCATGACTCGTCGCCTAGAGACCTTAATCAATGAGAAGATAAAGAATATAGAATCAATTCTACAAAATATTGAGCAAGGAATATTCTCGATTAAGGAAGATGGCACCATTCACCACGAATACTCATGCTATCTTGAGACTATCTTTCCAGACTGCAAAATATCTGGACAACGATATGACGAGTTGCTTTTCGCGACCGCCACCATCACTCAAGAGAAGATCGCTGCTACCAAGAGCGCTGTAACAGCTTCTTTAGGAAACGATAGCCTTGCTTTTGAGATCAATCGTGAGCACTTAATTCACGAACTCAATATAAGTCGTGATGGTAAGAGACAGCTTTTGGAGCTAGAGTGGTCCCCCATCATCGAAGAAGACATCATTCAAAAAATCATGGTCACTGTGAGAGATGTCACAGAACTCATTGAGCTTCGCGAGGAAAGTAAGAGTCGCGCTGGAGAACTATCGAAGATCGAGCAATTGATTGTACTTGATCATCCCACCTACACTCAGGTGCATCTGCAATCCGCTCATCTTCTAGAAGAATGCACTGACATTCTCGCATCCACAAAGGTCGATCCTGAAGACCTTGATCAAGTATTTATGAATTTACATACCGCAAAGGGCCTCTTAAGGCTTTATGGACTACGAGACGCAAGTTCTGTCATTCACACCATAGAAGATCGTTTCAAATCTCATAGTGAGGATCAAAGTATTCTACCTACTTTGAAAGTAGAAAGACTTTCGAATAGCATTCAAGAAGTTATCGAAATCCTTAATCAGTATAAATATATCAATGATGTTCGGCTTAATCGAAGTAGCCAAGACTTCAACTTACCCAACAACAAGATTGAAGAAATCAGAAAATCAGTGAACCAGTATATCTCTGATACCAACAAGGTTGATACCCTAATAGAGCAGATCACGGAGTCCTTGATGGGTACGCAGATATCCCTCGAATCCCAGCTTATCGGGCTTATGGGCCAAATGGAGGCTATTGCGAGGGAGCTGGGTAAGGAAACTCCCGTACTCAAATACTCGGGGCTACATCTTTTCATAAAGAAAGAGCGAAAGGATCAACTAGACAATATATTTACTCATCTTCTTCGAAATACGATTGACCATGGTATCGAGGGAACCGAGGAACGCAAACAGGCTCGAAAGAGTGTCCAAGGTACGATTTTCGTCCGAGTCAGAGTCAAAGATGACTATATTAACTTAGAGTACTGTGACGATGGTCGCGGCATTTCGATTGAAGACGTTCGATTAAAAAAAGAGTCGAACAATAAACTTTCCAATCTAGATGTTGCAAACTCAATCTTCGAGAAGGACCTTAGCACGGCAAAAACTGTTACCGACATTTCTGGTCGTGGAGTTGGTCTAAGTGCTGTCAAAGCAGATATAGAATCCTTTGGAGGTAGAATATCTGTAGTGCTTGCGGGTACTGCTGCCTCTGGCTTTACCCCGTTTAAATTTGTTATTGAACTGCCAATTAAATGGCTTAGCCCAAAGTTAGAAACCAAAAACGAGCAGGTGGGGTAGAATGAAGTATTTTATGCTGATCTTGTTTCTCACTGTTCTGGATACCATCGCTGTATCTCAGATAAAGGTCGCCTTTGTTAGGCCTGGAAGGCAATCTAATATTTTCTGGGGAAAAGTTTCGAAAGTGTTTGAAAAGGCCGCTCAAGATCTAAGTGTAAGCTATAGAATTCATATTGCGGGGGACTATATTCCCGAGAAAATGGAAAATCTAATTGGCTACATGAAAGCCTTAGATGACGCCATTAACAGCCAACCGGATTACCTCATAACTTATGTTGTTCGGCAAGAAACCATTAGATTACTCGAAAGAACAAAGAGTACAAAAACTAAGGTTTTTTTGATCAATGCTGCAATACCCGAAGAAGAGTTGGTTCACGTTGGCCGACCCAGGGACAGATTTCCAAACTGGTTAGGCCATATGCATCCAGATGATGAAAAGGCGGGATATGACTTGGCAAAGAATCTTATCACAATTGCGCAGCAGGATTTCACTGGTTCCTTGGAAATGATCGCTCTTTCGGGTAGCAAAGAGTCGAGTCCGGGCTATCTAAGAGCAGAGGGCCTAAAACAAGCTGTCAAAGACC encodes:
- a CDS encoding ATP-binding protein, which produces MNFRSISKSVSLWIFTSIVVITILSLLVAGVLISDRFHERSRNSSLHAAKITELSLNQYLSKIVSGIDAINNDIELSRDTLLSLASPNPRRTNFYRFLYRINEFGKQYGLHQVSVYLKPVESEYQLFGAMDNDRGAVFSYPSSDGKGSVKKLKRDEYGYISGDNNFSKDFRFKFPIVLSKFSQNIEVQGSRGRLYLSLVYPLINKHHGVEEDRGQFLVKGMKYGFIKAFIPMPETFLSQLEDQTGLKISFFDFNNKHLAGINETYSESPHFSSTGIDGIEYLHYFSPILLFDKKIAIISTSLPRSTLIQEIVGMLAIVVFSIAGNSIVVLHFLRRQLRRRIVMPIKDLSNTANMITDGHLSEWQNINIDTTCGYSNEIDLLKTSFRSMTRRLETLINEKIKNIESILQNIEQGIFSIKEDGTIHHEYSCYLETIFPDCKISGQRYDELLFATATITQEKIAATKSAVTASLGNDSLAFEINREHLIHELNISRDGKRQLLELEWSPIIEEDIIQKIMVTVRDVTELIELREESKSRAGELSKIEQLIVLDHPTYTQVHLQSAHLLEECTDILASTKVDPEDLDQVFMNLHTAKGLLRLYGLRDASSVIHTIEDRFKSHSEDQSILPTLKVERLSNSIQEVIEILNQYKYINDVRLNRSSQDFNLPNNKIEEIRKSVNQYISDTNKVDTLIEQITESLMGTQISLESQLIGLMGQMEAIARELGKETPVLKYSGLHLFIKKERKDQLDNIFTHLLRNTIDHGIEGTEERKQARKSVQGTIFVRVRVKDDYINLEYCDDGRGISIEDVRLKKESNNKLSNLDVANSIFEKDLSTAKTVTDISGRGVGLSAVKADIESFGGRISVVLAGTAASGFTPFKFVIELPIKWLSPKLETKNEQVG
- a CDS encoding ABC transporter substrate-binding protein; amino-acid sequence: MKYFMLILFLTVLDTIAVSQIKVAFVRPGRQSNIFWGKVSKVFEKAAQDLSVSYRIHIAGDYIPEKMENLIGYMKALDDAINSQPDYLITYVVRQETIRLLERTKSTKTKVFLINAAIPEEELVHVGRPRDRFPNWLGHMHPDDEKAGYDLAKNLITIAQQDFTGSLEMIALSGSKESSPGYLRAEGLKQAVKDHPNVKLKEHRYIYDWSPKRAKRTAEKLLDNTSAPKIVWTASDAMALEVAEIAIKKSLEPNKNIFIGGVDWLDGALTGIENGKIAVSMGGHLMEAAWALILLHDYHHGIDFADSLGTQIQSKMSPIHKDNISHLAKSFRFEQLKTIDFRNLSKVYNKGLKVHITNLEDTIKQSE